The Cellulophaga sp. L1A9 genome window below encodes:
- a CDS encoding AAA family ATPase encodes MRINKLYIHKYKNLKEFKIDFSNSYYISVLLGKNGTGKSNFFEFLTIVFKCLDLADSPATFKEFFKNELQSMSEVYTDFSLDYTINSNKVRIVLEGNDLKIRDVIRTSSMPFSQFSSKKEQLFPSHVIGYYSGRNGRFEGLFDKHIADAEQAIIDVKNAQDKKDDQELKAYQEGIIIPEKDKVIIPEEIFRNLFFAKHQYSQLLLLTLFAFKNKNSAIDVLLKEYLKIDGFQQFSLTLKSPEFNSKISYDDGVEKFWGAAGSALDSASFLYRISKRSLILPIEQVNAMNIKSSKKEAITFLVNAEKFIEEVTEEYDNDMAETFRHLESLYLSDLLQEIVLDVKRGEDIISFSNLSEGEQQMIATLGLMIITGTKNSLYLLDEPDTHLNPKWQREYINIIKQMAKEDDNSHIMIGTHSPFIPQSVVASDLILFKKIENKTEVRKLDNMHTWKIDQILTSEIYELQTTRASDIEYAITRRDQLRSLGRELRDSEIEELRDIEITIEDLGVGRTSYEVKLNERMKKLSEIFSKVDNS; translated from the coding sequence ATGAGAATAAATAAATTATATATTCATAAATATAAAAATCTAAAAGAATTCAAAATAGATTTTTCTAACTCTTATTACATAAGTGTATTACTTGGTAAGAATGGAACTGGAAAATCTAATTTTTTTGAGTTCCTAACTATTGTTTTTAAATGTTTGGATTTAGCTGATAGTCCAGCTACATTTAAAGAGTTTTTTAAAAATGAACTTCAATCTATGAGTGAGGTTTATACCGATTTTAGTTTAGATTATACTATTAATAGTAATAAAGTTAGAATAGTACTAGAGGGTAATGATTTGAAAATTAGAGATGTAATACGTACTTCTAGCATGCCGTTTTCACAATTTTCATCAAAAAAAGAACAACTATTTCCTTCTCATGTGATAGGGTATTATTCTGGAAGAAACGGAAGGTTTGAAGGATTATTTGATAAACATATTGCGGATGCAGAACAAGCTATTATAGATGTTAAAAATGCACAGGATAAAAAAGATGATCAGGAACTTAAAGCTTATCAGGAAGGAATTATAATTCCTGAAAAAGATAAAGTGATAATTCCAGAGGAGATTTTTAGAAACTTGTTTTTTGCAAAACATCAATACTCACAACTATTGTTATTAACTCTATTTGCGTTTAAAAATAAAAATAGTGCGATTGATGTTTTGCTAAAAGAATACCTCAAAATTGATGGATTTCAGCAGTTCTCGTTGACTTTAAAAAGCCCAGAATTTAATTCCAAAATTTCATATGATGATGGTGTCGAAAAATTTTGGGGAGCAGCAGGTTCTGCATTAGATAGTGCTTCTTTTTTATATCGTATTTCTAAAAGATCATTAATACTTCCAATTGAGCAGGTAAATGCTATGAACATTAAAAGCTCAAAAAAAGAAGCAATTACTTTTTTAGTAAATGCAGAAAAATTTATTGAAGAAGTTACTGAAGAGTATGACAATGATATGGCTGAAACATTCCGTCACTTGGAGAGTTTGTATCTATCGGATTTATTACAAGAAATTGTTCTTGATGTAAAACGAGGAGAAGATATTATATCATTTTCTAATTTAAGTGAGGGAGAGCAGCAAATGATAGCAACATTAGGGTTGATGATTATTACAGGTACAAAAAATAGTTTGTATTTACTTGATGAACCAGATACGCATCTTAACCCTAAATGGCAAAGAGAATACATAAACATTATTAAACAAATGGCTAAAGAAGATGATAACAGCCATATTATGATAGGTACACACAGTCCTTTTATTCCTCAATCAGTAGTTGCTTCTGATTTAATTTTATTCAAAAAAATAGAGAACAAAACTGAAGTACGAAAATTAGATAATATGCATACTTGGAAAATCGATCAGATTTTAACTAGTGAAATTTATGAGCTTCAAACAACTAGAGCATCAGATATAGAATATGCTATAACTAGAAGAGATCAATTAAGGTCTTTAGGAAGGGAATTAAGAGATAGTGAAATAGAGGAGCTTAGGGATATTGAAATAACAATCGAAGATCTGGGGGTAGGAAGAACTTCATATGAAGTGAAATTGAATGAGCGAATGAAAAAATTGTCGGAAATATTTAGTAAAGTCGATAATTCATGA
- a CDS encoding DUF262 domain-containing protein — MAEAIIENIEQIEVLKHTLKPKVKTVKEILYNQDLKIPEYQRPYKWQPKNVKQLLEDIVLHQKKSAYRIGTAVMHKDKKDLNIVDGQQRIVTLTLIAYALHSNESTQYFAKKYGGDSTLKLLSESMDNDISKANIIINFKEIEREIKSFTEDEVRFFFTKCELVCITLSSISEAFQFFDSQNARGKDLDPHDLLKAFHLREMSSFSEKERQQCIEEWESKNDDELHDVFSQYLFRIRRWSKRKNGRYLNKTNANIFKGVSLDKTQDFPYTYPLKINNVFTDEFNQHLHRKVDNNIKPYPFQIDQVVLNGQRFFEMISFYQDKIHRIKQTHSAKYFDKEEKKWIYDEDFFLGKLQFLSIKSKDSISFKVLKTLASYEGRNRSGDQYVRTLFDCGLLYYTDKFGNKDLDRVITKLFIWAYSLRLKLQAVQLASVDNHAREWNSVFSIIREATQPNEVYQMYLESIDAIKSKKTKDVLDMFKSLNYSNEK; from the coding sequence ATGGCAGAGGCTATAATTGAAAATATAGAACAAATTGAGGTTTTAAAACATACATTGAAACCAAAAGTCAAGACTGTAAAAGAAATTTTATATAATCAAGATTTAAAAATACCAGAATACCAAAGACCTTATAAATGGCAACCAAAAAATGTAAAACAATTATTGGAAGATATTGTTTTACATCAAAAAAAATCAGCTTACAGAATTGGTACTGCTGTTATGCATAAAGATAAGAAGGATTTAAATATTGTAGATGGACAACAACGTATAGTTACTCTGACTTTAATTGCATATGCTTTACATAGTAATGAGTCAACACAATATTTTGCTAAAAAATATGGAGGAGATAGTACGTTGAAACTACTTTCAGAATCTATGGATAACGATATATCAAAAGCAAATATTATTATCAACTTTAAAGAAATTGAAAGAGAGATAAAAAGTTTTACTGAAGATGAAGTTCGTTTCTTTTTTACAAAATGTGAATTGGTATGCATAACCTTGTCTAGTATTTCTGAAGCCTTTCAGTTTTTCGATTCTCAAAATGCAAGAGGTAAAGATTTAGATCCTCACGATTTATTAAAAGCTTTTCACTTACGTGAAATGTCTAGTTTTTCAGAAAAAGAAAGACAGCAATGTATCGAAGAATGGGAAAGCAAAAATGACGATGAACTGCACGATGTCTTTTCACAATATTTATTTAGGATTCGTAGATGGTCTAAACGTAAAAATGGACGCTATCTAAATAAGACCAATGCTAATATATTTAAAGGGGTTAGTTTAGATAAAACACAAGATTTTCCATACACCTATCCTTTAAAAATAAATAATGTTTTTACAGATGAGTTTAATCAACATCTACATCGGAAGGTCGATAATAATATAAAACCATATCCTTTTCAAATAGATCAAGTAGTTCTTAATGGACAGCGTTTTTTCGAAATGATAAGCTTTTATCAAGATAAAATACACCGAATAAAACAAACTCATAGCGCAAAATACTTTGATAAAGAAGAAAAAAAATGGATATATGATGAAGATTTTTTTCTCGGTAAGCTTCAATTTCTATCAATTAAATCAAAAGACAGTATATCTTTTAAGGTTTTAAAAACCTTAGCCTCTTATGAAGGGCGTAACAGATCTGGTGATCAGTATGTAAGAACACTTTTTGATTGCGGACTACTATATTATACAGATAAGTTCGGTAATAAAGATCTGGATAGAGTAATTACTAAACTATTTATTTGGGCTTATAGTTTACGTTTAAAATTGCAAGCAGTACAATTAGCTTCTGTAGATAATCATGCTAGAGAATGGAATAGTGTGTTTTCTATTATTAGAGAGGCAACACAACCAAATGAAGTATATCAAATGTATTTAGAAAGTATCGATGCTATAAAATCGAAGAAAACTAAAGATGTATTAGACATGTTTAAATCTTTAAACTATAGCAATGAAAAATAA
- a CDS encoding DUF262 domain-containing protein produces the protein MKNKLVELNIEEVFSNNTYAIPIYQRNYAWKEAQIKQLIQDVYDYAKNDTATTQQYYIGSLVVFERKTEEGIVYETIDGQQRLTTLNILFSVLKNEFDIHINNYKTNLHFDSRPMSSYTLEHIYNKTKKEDVNKSEKKLNVRITDAYTIAKNELNKIKKANHLEQFVNYLKANVIILRVPVPVDTDLNHYFEIMNNRGEQLEKHEVLKAKMLKVFSKEKKASHVFNTIWETCANMEKYVQHGFNTEVRTALFGKDWNHFEAEVFEDVINSFNSKVEVDNTALTIEALLKDKQQIEIIKEEDDDSPERFNSVINFSNFLLHILRILVNNNSNYESLLENEKDVPLDDKRLIETFDFFLNEEDKNKKKAFVEDFVFLLLKGKHYYDKYIIKRNLKDDKWSLKYLKVEYYNKKASHQYKNSLDINNKSILMLLSMFHVSAPTLIYKHWLNAALNYLLDDSKEEIDGEDYIHYLEDLSDTYLYDRFLAKEEKDYFNIIYKNDAYPSTNKDDLDTFKLNEGTSVENFIFNRLDYLLWKQDQEKDNKQFSDFSFSFRTSVEHYYPQNPMEGQDVLDINTLDNFGNLCLISRNKNSKLSNYMPTAKKEHYAKRGSIESIKQQIMMQEKHWQENEIKEHAKKMIETLLTTRI, from the coding sequence ATGAAAAATAAATTAGTAGAATTAAACATAGAGGAAGTGTTTTCAAACAACACCTATGCAATTCCAATTTATCAACGCAATTATGCGTGGAAAGAAGCGCAAATAAAACAACTGATCCAGGATGTTTACGATTATGCTAAAAACGATACAGCAACAACACAACAGTATTATATTGGTAGTTTAGTAGTTTTTGAGCGTAAAACGGAAGAAGGAATTGTTTATGAAACGATTGATGGTCAACAACGTTTAACAACGCTAAATATTTTGTTTTCAGTTTTAAAAAATGAATTTGATATTCATATTAATAACTATAAAACAAATCTTCATTTTGATAGTAGACCAATGTCTTCCTATACTTTAGAGCATATTTATAATAAGACTAAAAAAGAAGATGTAAATAAGTCTGAAAAAAAGTTAAATGTTAGAATTACAGATGCATATACCATTGCTAAAAATGAATTAAATAAAATTAAAAAGGCTAATCATTTAGAACAGTTTGTTAATTATTTAAAGGCAAATGTTATTATTCTAAGAGTTCCTGTGCCTGTGGATACAGATTTAAATCATTACTTCGAGATAATGAATAATCGTGGAGAGCAGCTAGAAAAGCATGAAGTGTTAAAAGCTAAAATGCTAAAGGTATTTAGCAAAGAAAAAAAGGCAAGCCACGTTTTTAATACCATTTGGGAAACTTGTGCTAATATGGAGAAATATGTACAGCATGGTTTTAATACAGAGGTGCGCACTGCTCTTTTTGGAAAAGATTGGAATCATTTTGAAGCAGAAGTTTTTGAAGATGTTATCAATAGTTTTAATTCTAAAGTTGAGGTAGATAATACTGCATTAACTATTGAGGCTTTATTAAAGGATAAACAACAAATAGAAATAATAAAGGAAGAGGACGATGATTCTCCAGAACGCTTTAATTCTGTAATTAACTTTTCAAATTTCTTATTACATATTTTAAGAATATTAGTTAATAATAATTCTAATTATGAATCGCTTTTAGAGAATGAGAAAGATGTTCCATTAGACGATAAAAGACTAATTGAAACTTTTGATTTTTTCTTAAATGAAGAGGATAAAAACAAGAAAAAAGCATTTGTTGAAGATTTTGTCTTTTTATTATTAAAGGGCAAGCACTATTACGATAAATATATTATTAAACGTAATTTAAAAGATGATAAATGGAGTCTAAAATATTTAAAAGTAGAGTATTATAATAAAAAAGCGTCTCATCAATACAAAAACAGTTTAGACATTAATAATAAATCAATTTTAATGTTATTGTCAATGTTTCATGTGTCTGCACCTACATTAATTTATAAACATTGGTTAAATGCTGCATTAAATTATTTGCTGGATGATAGTAAAGAAGAAATTGATGGAGAAGATTACATCCATTATTTAGAAGACTTAAGTGATACATATTTATATGATCGTTTTCTAGCTAAAGAAGAAAAAGATTACTTTAATATTATTTATAAAAATGACGCTTATCCTAGTACTAATAAAGATGACTTAGATACATTTAAACTTAACGAAGGTACAAGCGTAGAAAATTTTATATTCAATCGTTTAGATTATTTACTTTGGAAACAAGATCAAGAAAAAGACAATAAACAATTTTCCGATTTTAGTTTTTCTTTCCGTACTTCTGTAGAGCATTACTATCCACAAAACCCAATGGAAGGACAAGATGTATTAGATATCAATACATTAGATAATTTTGGAAACTTATGCTTAATAAGTAGAAATAAAAACTCTAAATTAAGCAACTACATGCCAACCGCCAAAAAGGAGCATTATGCTAAAAGAGGTAGTATAGAAAGCATAAAACAACAAATTATGATGCAAGAAAAGCATTGGCAAGAGAATGAAATTAAGGAGCACGCAAAAAAAATGATAGAAACACTTTTAACAACAAGAATATAA
- a CDS encoding DegT/DnrJ/EryC1/StrS aminotransferase family protein codes for MPGFELFGDAERKEVNDVLDSGVLMRYGFDGARNDWKAVKLEKLLAERMQTQYAQLVSSGTAALSVALVSAGIGAGDEVIIPTFTFVATFEAILAVGAIPVLVDIDETLGLNAKAVENAITEQTKAIMPVHMCGSMVDLNPLLKLCAKHDLVLVEDACQAIGGSYDNKPLGSIGDIGCFSFDYVKTITCGEGGGLITNNKEYYTHADHYSDHGHDHIGKDRGAEGHPFLGYNYRISELHAAVGVAQIQRLDEFLATQKKYYTILEDALKTIPEITFRKIPEGGVQNYSFISFFLPTEQLAKTAHTSLGQHGVDASFYWYDNNWHYHTKWEHLKELKSLNQFSETIEKAVFTSEEKDFSASDQVISRTISCLIKLSWTEAQVHARAKAMVNAIKVVLS; via the coding sequence ATGCCTGGATTTGAATTGTTCGGAGATGCGGAACGGAAAGAAGTCAATGATGTTTTAGATTCAGGAGTACTCATGCGTTACGGTTTTGACGGAGCCCGTAACGATTGGAAAGCAGTTAAATTAGAAAAGCTTTTAGCAGAACGCATGCAGACGCAATATGCGCAATTGGTGAGCAGTGGTACTGCTGCCTTAAGCGTAGCATTGGTCAGTGCGGGAATTGGTGCTGGAGATGAAGTGATCATACCTACATTTACCTTTGTGGCTACTTTTGAAGCCATTTTAGCAGTTGGTGCTATTCCTGTTTTAGTAGATATTGATGAAACCTTAGGCTTAAATGCTAAAGCGGTAGAAAATGCAATTACGGAACAGACAAAGGCAATCATGCCCGTGCATATGTGCGGTTCTATGGTAGATTTAAATCCGTTGCTAAAATTATGTGCAAAACATGATTTGGTGTTGGTAGAAGACGCCTGCCAAGCTATTGGTGGTTCTTATGATAATAAACCGCTAGGGAGTATTGGAGATATAGGATGTTTCTCGTTTGATTATGTAAAAACAATTACCTGTGGTGAAGGCGGCGGACTAATTACAAACAATAAAGAGTATTATACCCATGCCGATCATTATTCAGATCACGGGCATGATCATATTGGAAAAGATAGGGGAGCAGAAGGGCATCCTTTTTTGGGCTATAATTATAGAATATCAGAATTACATGCAGCGGTTGGTGTAGCTCAAATTCAGCGTTTGGATGAGTTTTTAGCCACTCAAAAAAAATACTATACAATTTTAGAGGACGCATTAAAAACAATTCCTGAAATTACCTTTCGAAAAATACCAGAAGGTGGGGTTCAGAATTATTCTTTTATTAGTTTCTTTCTCCCTACAGAACAACTAGCAAAAACGGCACATACTTCTTTAGGACAGCACGGAGTAGATGCTTCTTTTTATTGGTATGATAACAACTGGCATTACCATACAAAATGGGAACATTTAAAAGAATTGAAATCTTTAAATCAGTTTTCAGAAACGATAGAAAAGGCCGTATTTACTTCTGAAGAAAAAGACTTCTCAGCTTCTGACCAAGTAATATCGCGCACCATCTCTTGCCTAATAAAATTAAGCTGGACGGAAGCGCAAGTACATGCCAGAGCAAAAGCTATGGTTAATGCTATTAAAGTAGTGCTAAGTTAG
- a CDS encoding restriction endonuclease subunit S, which translates to MENKSPKNWVETKLDEVVLSKKGKKPKILNEVEFEGSVPYLDIKAFEKNEIRRYADVESSNLIIESEIGIVWDGARSGWVSKGKKGAVGSTIAIVKPINIDSDFLYRFLQSKFDYLNTNTRGTGIPHVDPKVLWNIDFPLPPLAEQQRIVAKLDDLFGHLDTLKTRLKSIPQILKNFRQAVLTQAVTGKLTEAWRVGKELDSYLKIIIKNRKEYYIKRIESAKINGDRKPKKLDETDFEFYNYESNVKMPKGWKLANLKNIADLLTDGEHATPRRTESGYYLLSARNVRDGFISLEKVDYVPEDEYLRIKKRCNPEFKDVLISCSGSVGRVSTVPKDLEFVMVRSAALVKLQSNKEISKFVELSLRSRVVQNQILTLQKSTAQANLFLGQIGKIVIPIPSKEEQTEIVKRVEHLFAKADTIEAQYQSLKTKIDSLPQAILAKAFEGELVEQLDTDGDAKELLEEILKLKAEEKKKPRKKSTKKSNIKISKKKIIKPNPEFPLYSVLLNYSKGLSEKELYKLSGLTQHLFLTQFDKELESGMIKYDVENKILVKVVSK; encoded by the coding sequence ATGGAAAATAAGTCACCAAAGAATTGGGTTGAAACTAAACTAGATGAAGTTGTACTTTCTAAAAAGGGAAAGAAACCGAAAATTCTAAATGAAGTTGAATTTGAAGGTTCTGTGCCTTATCTAGATATTAAGGCTTTTGAAAAGAATGAAATTAGAAGATATGCAGATGTCGAATCTTCTAATTTAATAATTGAATCTGAAATTGGTATTGTTTGGGATGGAGCAAGAAGTGGTTGGGTAAGTAAAGGGAAAAAAGGAGCAGTTGGTTCTACAATAGCTATTGTAAAGCCAATAAATATTGACTCTGATTTTTTATATAGATTTCTTCAATCAAAATTTGATTATTTAAATACAAATACAAGAGGGACAGGGATTCCTCACGTAGATCCGAAAGTTTTATGGAATATAGATTTTCCACTTCCACCACTAGCAGAACAACAGCGCATTGTTGCCAAACTAGACGATTTATTTGGGCATTTAGATACTCTTAAAACCCGTTTAAAAAGCATACCACAAATCCTTAAAAACTTTAGACAAGCGGTGTTAACCCAAGCGGTAACTGGTAAACTTACTGAGGCATGGCGTGTTGGGAAGGAGTTGGATTCTTATTTGAAAATAATTATTAAAAACAGAAAGGAGTATTATATAAAAAGAATTGAAAGCGCAAAGATTAATGGTGATAGAAAGCCAAAAAAATTAGATGAAACAGATTTCGAATTTTATAATTACGAATCAAATGTTAAAATGCCAAAAGGTTGGAAATTAGCTAATTTAAAAAATATTGCAGATTTATTGACTGATGGAGAACATGCAACACCTAGAAGGACAGAAAGTGGGTATTATTTATTGTCAGCTAGAAATGTTCGAGATGGTTTTATCTCTTTAGAAAAAGTTGATTATGTTCCTGAAGACGAATATTTAAGAATTAAAAAGAGATGTAATCCAGAATTTAAAGATGTTCTAATCTCTTGCTCAGGTTCAGTTGGTAGGGTTTCAACAGTACCTAAAGATTTGGAATTCGTTATGGTACGAAGTGCTGCTTTAGTGAAGTTGCAATCAAATAAAGAGATTTCCAAATTTGTAGAGCTTTCGCTAAGATCAAGAGTTGTACAAAATCAAATTTTAACACTTCAAAAATCAACTGCTCAGGCAAATCTTTTCTTGGGGCAAATTGGAAAAATTGTTATTCCAATACCTTCGAAAGAAGAACAAACCGAAATCGTAAAACGTGTAGAACATTTATTTGCTAAAGCAGATACTATAGAAGCTCAATACCAAAGCCTAAAAACAAAAATAGACAGTTTACCACAAGCCATATTAGCCAAAGCCTTTGAAGGTGAGTTGGTAGAGCAGTTAGATACAGATGGTGATGCTAAGGAGTTGTTGGAGGAGATACTGAAGTTGAAAGCGGAGGAAAAAAAGAAACCAAGAAAAAAATCAACGAAGAAAAGTAATATTAAGATTTCAAAAAAGAAAATAATAAAACCAAATCCTGAATTTCCTCTTTATTCAGTTTTGTTAAATTATTCAAAAGGTTTATCCGAAAAAGAATTGTATAAACTTTCTGGTTTGACCCAACATTTGTTTTTAACTCAATTTGATAAGGAACTTGAATCAGGTATGATTAAATATGATGTTGAAAACAAAATATTGGTTAAGGTGGTGAGCAAATGA
- a CDS encoding N-6 DNA methylase, which translates to MALSTQEIVNKLWNLCNVLRDDGITYHQYLNELTFILFLKMAEETDYNDKLPQGYRWEDLKHKEGIELSTFYKELLLHLGTKTTGNIQKIYNNAQTSIQEPANLRKIIKHIDELDWFEAKDEGLGEMYEGLLEKNASEKKSGAGQYFTPRPLINVMVRLMDPKVGERLNDPACGTYGFMIAAHHYIRNHNDIYTLDDAQNHHLLNEQYSGCELVGDTHRLAMMNSFLHGMGGNIALQDSLSSYGESIKNKDLVLANPPFGTKKGGDRPTRTDLVYPTSNKQLNFLQGIYRSLHTRGGARAAVVLPDNVLFEDGDGQNVRKDLMEKCNLHTILRLPTGIFYAAGVKTNVLFFERGTIDKANTKDVWFYDMRTNMPNFGKRTPFTESYFEDFEKAYTAEDRTKIKDERFSCISRDFIAKKNDSLDLGLIADDSITKAEDIGEPIDIAKEALTELTSITKELNAIIKALN; encoded by the coding sequence ATGGCATTATCCACACAAGAAATAGTAAACAAACTCTGGAACCTTTGTAACGTATTACGTGACGATGGTATTACATATCACCAATATCTAAACGAGTTAACCTTTATTCTGTTCCTTAAAATGGCAGAAGAAACCGATTATAACGATAAGTTGCCACAAGGCTACCGTTGGGAAGACCTAAAACATAAAGAAGGGATAGAACTATCTACATTTTACAAAGAGTTGTTATTGCATTTAGGAACCAAAACAACAGGTAACATTCAGAAAATATACAACAACGCACAAACCAGTATACAAGAACCTGCCAACCTGCGTAAAATTATAAAGCACATAGATGAACTCGATTGGTTTGAAGCCAAAGACGAAGGTCTAGGCGAAATGTACGAGGGTTTACTAGAAAAAAATGCGAGCGAGAAAAAATCGGGAGCAGGACAATACTTTACACCAAGACCATTAATTAATGTGATGGTACGTTTAATGGATCCTAAAGTAGGCGAGCGCCTTAACGATCCTGCCTGTGGTACGTATGGCTTTATGATTGCTGCACACCATTATATTAGAAATCATAATGATATTTATACTCTTGATGATGCACAAAACCATCACTTGCTAAATGAGCAATATTCTGGTTGCGAGTTGGTGGGCGATACACACCGTTTAGCCATGATGAATTCATTTCTACATGGTATGGGTGGTAACATAGCTTTACAAGATTCGTTAAGCAGCTATGGCGAAAGCATAAAAAATAAAGACCTCGTTTTAGCAAACCCCCCATTTGGAACAAAAAAAGGAGGCGACCGACCAACCAGAACCGATTTAGTGTACCCAACAAGTAACAAGCAATTAAATTTCTTACAGGGTATTTACCGTAGTTTACACACAAGAGGAGGTGCAAGAGCAGCCGTAGTATTACCAGATAATGTATTATTTGAAGATGGCGACGGACAAAACGTGCGTAAAGATCTGATGGAAAAATGTAATTTACACACTATTCTACGTTTACCAACAGGTATTTTTTACGCAGCAGGTGTAAAAACAAACGTGTTGTTTTTTGAGCGTGGTACCATAGATAAAGCCAATACTAAGGACGTATGGTTTTACGATATGCGTACCAACATGCCCAACTTTGGGAAACGTACGCCATTTACCGAAAGCTATTTTGAAGACTTCGAAAAAGCCTACACAGCAGAAGACCGAACCAAAATTAAAGATGAACGCTTTAGTTGTATTTCCAGAGATTTTATTGCCAAAAAGAACGATTCTTTAGATTTAGGTTTAATTGCAGACGATAGCATTACCAAAGCCGAAGACATTGGCGAACCTATAGACATTGCCAAAGAAGCCTTAACAGAATTAACCAGCATTACCAAGGAGTTGAATGCCATAATTAAAGCATTAAACTAG
- a CDS encoding NAD(P)H-dependent oxidoreductase: MNSSIDSLQWRYAVKKFDTFKLLSEAKISLLKEAFNLTATSYGLQPIKLIVVYNKALQQNLVAHSYNQQQVAQASHLLVLCVETNISEAYIRNYFNLIKEVRNTSDEILNPFRDSLITTFSKMAPEEVKSWATKQAYLALGNLLTVCAMEQIDSCPMEGFVPSKYDELLGIKDMDLTSVLVLPVGYRAADDLFASLEKVRKPLTDCIIEIN; this comes from the coding sequence ATGAATTCGAGTATAGACTCTTTACAATGGCGTTATGCCGTTAAAAAATTTGATACTTTTAAGCTTTTAAGTGAGGCTAAAATAAGCCTCTTAAAGGAGGCCTTTAATCTCACGGCAACTTCGTATGGATTACAGCCCATAAAACTAATTGTAGTCTATAACAAAGCGCTTCAGCAGAACTTGGTTGCACATTCCTATAACCAACAACAAGTAGCACAAGCATCGCACCTCTTGGTGCTATGTGTTGAAACCAATATATCTGAAGCCTACATCAGAAATTATTTCAACTTAATTAAAGAAGTCAGAAATACGAGTGATGAAATTCTAAATCCGTTTCGCGATTCTTTAATTACTACCTTTTCTAAAATGGCGCCTGAAGAAGTAAAATCCTGGGCGACCAAACAAGCGTATTTGGCTTTGGGGAATTTGCTAACAGTTTGTGCCATGGAGCAGATAGATTCTTGCCCTATGGAAGGTTTTGTTCCGAGTAAATATGATGAACTTTTAGGGATAAAGGATATGGATTTAACTTCGGTCTTAGTACTGCCAGTAGGGTATAGGGCAGCAGATGATTTGTTTGCCAGCTTAGAAAAAGTACGAAAGCCGCTAACCGATTGTATTATTGAGATTAATTAG